A single window of Leeuwenhoekiella sp. MAR_2009_132 DNA harbors:
- the gyrA gene encoding DNA gyrase subunit A yields MAEGEKLIPINIEDEMKSAYIDYSMSVIVSRALPDVRDGLKPVHRRVLFGMHELGVRSNTAHKKSARIVGEVLGKYHPHGDTSVYDTMVRMAQEWSLRYMLVDGQGNFGSVDGDSPAAMRYTEARMRKISEEMLADIDKDTVDHQLNFDDTLKEPKVLPTRIPGLLVNGASGIAVGMATNMPPHNLTEVINGISAYIENNDIEINELITHVTAPDFPTGGTIYGYEGVREAFKTGRGRVVLRAKAVIEEVKGRECIIVTEIPYQVNKADMIKKTADLVNEKKIDGIASIRDESNRNGMRIVYVLKRDAIPNIVLNTLYKYTALQSSFSVNNIALVNGRPEMLNLKDMIHHFVEHRHEVVVRRTQFLLNKAEERAHILEGLIIASDNIDEVIAIIRASSNAEEARTKLMERFELSEIQARAIVEMRLRQLTGLEQDKLRDEYADIIKTIEDLKGILASKDRRMEIIKEELLEIKDKYGDERRTTIDFAGGDVSITDLIPDEKVVLTISHAGYIKRTSLLEYKTQNRGGVGQKGSTTRNEDFLEHLFVGTNHQYLIFFTQKGKCYWMRVFEIPEGSKTSKGRAIQNLINIEPDDKVMTFICTNDLKDEEYINSHYVIMVTKKGQVKKTSLEQYSRPRTNGINAITIKDDDELLSAKLTTGDSQVVLAIKSGKAIRFEEEKTRPMGRNASGVRGITLADDNDEVIGMVAVNDAESNILVVSENGYGKRSLVEDYRVTNRGGKGVKTISITEKTGNLVAINNVTDEDDLMIINKSGIAIRMAVSELRVMGRATQGVRLINLKNGDTIAAVTKVKKDEDAIDDDDLEDRDETLETSATKDEHINNEKPSSDEEE; encoded by the coding sequence ATGGCTGAAGGAGAGAAGTTAATTCCTATCAACATTGAAGATGAGATGAAATCAGCCTACATTGACTATTCAATGTCGGTCATCGTGTCACGTGCACTTCCAGATGTACGAGACGGTTTAAAACCTGTACACAGACGCGTTTTATTTGGTATGCACGAGTTAGGTGTTAGATCTAACACTGCACATAAAAAATCTGCTAGAATAGTAGGTGAGGTTCTAGGTAAATATCACCCGCACGGCGATACATCTGTTTATGATACTATGGTGCGTATGGCTCAGGAATGGTCATTGCGCTATATGCTTGTAGATGGTCAGGGTAACTTTGGTTCTGTAGATGGTGACAGCCCGGCTGCAATGCGATATACAGAGGCTCGTATGCGCAAAATCTCTGAGGAGATGCTTGCGGATATAGATAAAGATACTGTAGATCATCAACTTAACTTTGATGATACGTTAAAAGAGCCAAAAGTATTACCCACCCGAATTCCGGGTCTTTTAGTTAATGGTGCTTCTGGTATTGCTGTGGGTATGGCGACAAACATGCCGCCGCACAATTTAACCGAAGTTATTAACGGAATTTCAGCATATATCGAAAATAACGATATCGAAATAAATGAATTAATAACTCATGTCACTGCCCCAGACTTTCCTACAGGAGGTACAATTTACGGTTACGAGGGTGTACGTGAGGCTTTTAAGACGGGTCGTGGGCGTGTTGTTCTAAGAGCAAAAGCTGTAATTGAAGAAGTTAAAGGTCGCGAGTGTATTATCGTCACAGAAATACCATATCAGGTTAATAAAGCCGATATGATTAAGAAAACCGCAGATCTTGTTAATGAGAAGAAGATAGACGGTATCGCTTCAATACGTGACGAATCTAACCGTAATGGTATGCGTATTGTTTACGTATTAAAACGTGATGCAATACCTAATATCGTTCTTAATACCTTATATAAGTATACCGCTTTACAGTCTTCTTTTAGTGTTAATAATATTGCATTAGTTAATGGAAGACCAGAAATGTTGAATCTAAAGGATATGATTCATCATTTTGTTGAGCATCGTCACGAAGTTGTGGTACGTCGTACTCAGTTTTTATTAAATAAGGCTGAAGAACGTGCACATATTTTAGAAGGGCTTATAATAGCATCAGACAATATAGATGAGGTTATAGCAATAATACGTGCAAGTAGTAATGCTGAAGAAGCACGTACTAAATTGATGGAGCGTTTTGAGCTTTCAGAAATTCAGGCTAGAGCTATAGTAGAGATGCGTTTGCGTCAATTAACGGGTCTGGAGCAAGACAAGTTAAGAGATGAGTATGCAGATATAATTAAGACTATTGAAGATCTTAAGGGTATTCTTGCAAGCAAGGATCGTAGAATGGAGATCATTAAAGAAGAGTTACTCGAGATCAAAGATAAGTATGGTGATGAGCGTCGCACTACAATAGATTTTGCGGGTGGTGATGTTAGTATAACAGATTTAATTCCTGATGAGAAGGTTGTATTAACCATTTCTCACGCGGGTTACATTAAACGTACTTCATTATTAGAATATAAAACTCAGAATAGAGGTGGAGTAGGTCAAAAAGGTTCTACAACTCGTAATGAAGATTTCTTAGAACATCTATTTGTGGGTACAAACCACCAATATTTGATTTTCTTTACTCAAAAAGGTAAATGCTATTGGATGCGTGTGTTTGAAATTCCTGAAGGAAGTAAAACTTCTAAAGGCCGCGCCATTCAAAACCTCATAAATATTGAGCCAGATGATAAGGTAATGACCTTTATATGTACAAATGATCTTAAAGATGAAGAGTACATCAACAGTCATTATGTCATAATGGTGACTAAAAAAGGGCAGGTTAAAAAAACATCGCTAGAACAATATTCACGACCACGTACTAATGGTATTAATGCAATTACCATTAAAGATGATGATGAATTACTTTCTGCTAAACTTACTACAGGAGATAGCCAGGTTGTGCTGGCAATCAAGTCTGGCAAGGCCATTCGCTTCGAAGAAGAGAAAACCAGACCTATGGGAAGAAACGCTTCTGGAGTGCGTGGCATAACTCTTGCAGATGATAATGATGAAGTAATAGGAATGGTAGCTGTTAATGATGCAGAGTCTAATATACTTGTAGTCTCAGAAAATGGTTATGGTAAACGATCTCTAGTAGAAGATTACCGCGTTACAAATCGTGGTGGTAAAGGGGTTAAAACAATTTCTATTACAGAAAAGACAGGTAACCTAGTAGCTATTAATAACGTAACAGATGAAGATGATTTAATGATCATTAATAAATCTGGAATTGCGATTAGAATGGCTGTTTCAGAATTACGCGTAATGGGTAGAGCTACTCAAGGTGTACGTTTAATTAATTTAAAAAATGGGGATACCATTGCAGCAGTTACTAAAGTTAAGAAAGATGAAGATGCAATTGACGATGATGATTTAGAAGATCGTGATGAAACTTTAGAAACGTCTGCAACTAAAGATGAACATATAAATAATGAAAAACCTTCTTCTGACGAAGAAGAATAA
- a CDS encoding ATP-dependent Clp protease ATP-binding subunit, translating to MDDNFSPRVKDVIAYSKEEALRLGHDFIGTEHLMLGLLRDGSGKAIEILQALDVDLSHLRRKVEILSPANPSTELGSSEKQNLHLTRQAERALKTTFLEAKLFQSSSINTAHLLLCVLRNENDPTTKLLNKLKVDYDNVKDQFKLMMTSDDDYIEPIKSESFSDDDTASESSKENPFNAPGNKTNKKSKTPVLDNFGRDLTAMAEENKLDPVVGREKEIERVSQILSRRKKNNPLLIGEPGVGKSAIAEGLALRIVKRKVSRILFDKRVVTLDLASLVAGTKYRGQFEERMKAVMNELEKNTDIILFIDEIHTIVGAGGATGSLDASNMFKPALARGELQCIGATTLDEYRQYIEKDGALERRFQKVIVEPTNEEETIEILNNIKDKYEDHHNVVYTPEAIKACVTLTSRYMTDRFLPDKAIDALDEAGSRVHIINIDVPKKIIDLERQLEEVRERKNSVVKKQKYEEAAKLRDDEKNIEKDLAAAQLAWEEDSKQHKETVTEDNVADVVSMMSGIPVTRIAKTESNKLAELPKSIKNKVIGQDEAVAKVAKAIQRNRAGLKDPNKPIGSFIFLGQTGVGKTQLAKILATELFDNEDALVRIDMSEYMEKFAVSRLIGAPPGYVGYEEGGQLTEKIRRKPYAVVLLDEIEKAHPDVFNMLLQVLDDGYLTDSLGRKIDFKNTVIIMTSNIGARKIKDFGQGVGFGTAARKDQADENAKGIIQNALKKAFAPEFLNRVDDVIVFNALDRKEIHQIIDIELKKLFNRIQSLGYNLQLSEKAKDFISEKGFDKEYGARPLKRAIQKYIEDALAEEIITAKIAEGDNIFMDIEDGKDELSIKIEKAENSAQS from the coding sequence ATGGATGATAATTTTTCACCACGAGTTAAGGATGTAATTGCGTACAGCAAGGAAGAAGCTTTACGACTAGGTCATGACTTTATTGGAACCGAGCATCTTATGCTGGGATTACTACGTGACGGAAGCGGAAAAGCTATAGAAATTCTTCAGGCATTAGATGTTGACCTGAGCCATTTAAGGCGTAAAGTTGAAATTTTAAGCCCGGCCAACCCAAGTACAGAACTGGGCAGCAGCGAGAAGCAAAATCTACATCTTACGCGACAGGCAGAGCGCGCATTAAAAACAACTTTTTTAGAAGCTAAACTTTTTCAAAGTTCTTCTATTAACACAGCGCATCTTTTACTTTGTGTATTACGCAATGAGAATGATCCTACAACCAAGTTGCTAAACAAACTCAAAGTAGATTATGATAATGTAAAAGATCAATTTAAACTTATGATGACCAGCGATGACGATTATATAGAGCCAATTAAAAGTGAATCTTTTAGTGATGATGATACTGCTTCAGAATCTTCAAAAGAAAATCCTTTTAATGCTCCCGGAAATAAAACCAACAAAAAATCCAAGACTCCTGTTTTAGATAATTTTGGGCGCGACTTGACAGCAATGGCTGAAGAAAACAAGCTAGATCCTGTTGTAGGCCGCGAGAAAGAAATTGAACGTGTTTCTCAAATTTTGAGTAGACGTAAAAAAAATAACCCGTTACTTATAGGTGAGCCTGGTGTGGGTAAATCTGCTATTGCAGAGGGACTTGCATTGCGTATTGTAAAACGTAAAGTATCACGTATACTTTTTGACAAACGCGTTGTAACTCTTGACCTTGCGAGTTTAGTTGCGGGCACTAAATACAGAGGTCAGTTTGAAGAGCGCATGAAAGCGGTAATGAACGAGCTTGAAAAGAATACTGATATTATTCTTTTTATAGACGAAATACATACAATTGTAGGCGCAGGTGGTGCAACAGGTTCACTTGACGCGAGCAATATGTTTAAACCGGCCTTAGCACGTGGCGAACTGCAATGCATAGGAGCAACTACTCTTGATGAATACAGACAGTATATCGAGAAAGATGGTGCACTAGAAAGACGCTTTCAAAAAGTTATTGTAGAACCAACAAATGAGGAAGAAACTATTGAGATTCTTAATAATATTAAAGATAAATATGAAGATCATCACAATGTAGTGTATACTCCTGAAGCCATTAAAGCCTGTGTTACTTTAACGAGCAGGTATATGACAGATCGTTTCCTACCCGATAAGGCAATAGATGCTTTAGATGAAGCCGGCTCTAGAGTACACATCATCAATATAGACGTACCTAAGAAAATAATTGATTTAGAACGTCAACTGGAAGAAGTACGCGAACGCAAAAACTCTGTGGTTAAAAAACAAAAATATGAGGAAGCTGCAAAGTTACGTGATGATGAGAAAAATATTGAAAAAGATTTAGCAGCTGCTCAATTAGCCTGGGAAGAAGATTCTAAACAGCATAAAGAAACCGTTACTGAAGATAATGTTGCTGATGTAGTTTCTATGATGTCTGGTATTCCAGTTACGAGAATTGCTAAAACAGAGAGTAATAAACTTGCTGAATTACCTAAGTCTATTAAAAATAAAGTTATAGGTCAGGATGAGGCTGTTGCTAAAGTTGCTAAAGCTATACAACGCAATAGAGCAGGATTAAAAGATCCTAACAAACCTATTGGATCCTTTATTTTCTTAGGTCAAACCGGTGTTGGTAAGACTCAATTAGCGAAAATTCTAGCTACAGAATTGTTTGACAATGAAGATGCATTAGTACGTATAGATATGAGTGAGTATATGGAGAAATTTGCCGTATCTCGCTTAATTGGTGCACCTCCTGGTTATGTAGGATATGAAGAAGGTGGTCAGCTTACTGAAAAAATACGCAGAAAACCTTACGCAGTAGTACTTCTTGATGAGATTGAAAAAGCGCATCCAGATGTGTTTAATATGCTGCTTCAAGTATTAGATGATGGGTATCTAACAGATTCATTGGGTCGTAAAATCGACTTTAAGAATACGGTTATTATTATGACATCAAACATTGGCGCACGTAAAATAAAAGATTTTGGCCAGGGTGTAGGTTTTGGAACCGCAGCCAGAAAAGATCAGGCAGATGAAAATGCTAAAGGAATTATTCAAAATGCCTTGAAAAAGGCTTTTGCACCAGAATTCCTGAATCGTGTAGATGATGTTATTGTCTTTAATGCTTTAGACCGTAAAGAAATACACCAAATTATTGATATCGAATTGAAAAAATTATTCAATCGCATACAATCTTTAGGTTACAATTTGCAACTTAGTGAGAAAGCAAAAGATTTTATCAGTGAGAAAGGTTTTGATAAAGAATATGGTGCAAGACCATTAAAAAGAGCAATTCAGAAATATATTGAAGATGCTCTTGCAGAAGAAATCATTACTGCAAAAATTGCTGAAGGAGATAATATCTTTATGGATATCGAAGACGGTAAAGATGAGTTATCAATTAAAATTGAAAAGGCTGAAAATTCTGCTCAATCTTAA
- the folE gene encoding GTP cyclohydrolase I FolE produces MSPYKKFEEYNITVKDEIKNNYEAIIRGLGEDTSREGILKTPERAAKAMMYLTSGNDIDPAAILKGAMFKEDYNEMVIVKNIELYSLCEHHLLPFFGKAHIAYIPNGHIVGLSKIPRIVDVFARRLQVQERLTHNILECINDTLKPQGVAVVIEASHMCMMMRGIQKQNSTTTTSGFRGQFEKIETRNEFLKLISSDLR; encoded by the coding sequence ATGTCACCCTACAAAAAGTTTGAAGAGTATAACATTACCGTTAAAGATGAAATAAAGAACAATTATGAGGCTATAATTAGAGGACTGGGTGAAGATACTTCTCGTGAAGGTATTTTAAAAACACCTGAGCGAGCAGCAAAAGCAATGATGTATCTAACGAGTGGTAATGATATAGATCCTGCGGCTATTTTGAAAGGGGCTATGTTTAAAGAAGATTACAATGAGATGGTTATTGTAAAAAATATAGAATTATATTCTCTCTGCGAACACCACTTGTTACCTTTTTTTGGTAAAGCACATATTGCTTACATACCTAACGGACATATTGTAGGATTAAGCAAAATACCACGTATTGTAGATGTATTTGCACGTAGGTTACAGGTTCAGGAACGTTTAACTCACAATATTTTAGAATGCATAAATGACACTTTAAAACCTCAGGGAGTGGCAGTAGTGATTGAAGCTTCTCATATGTGCATGATGATGCGGGGTATTCAAAAACAAAATTCAACAACTACAACATCTGGCTTTAGAGGACAATTTGAAAAGATTGAAACACGCAATGAATTTTTAAAGCTTATTAGTTCAGATTTAAGGTAA
- the msrA gene encoding peptide-methionine (S)-S-oxide reductase MsrA, with the protein MNTNLMTATFANGCFWCTEAVFQRFNGIYNVRSGYTGGAIKNPPYREVCQGRTGHAEAIQFEYDPAVISYLELLQIFFTTHDPTTLNRQGNDVGTQYRSAIYYHSQAQFLEAQKFIALLEEEKIFDSKIVTEVTEAMPFYLAEEEHSSYYNNNKQQGYCQFIIDPKINKIKKLFQDKLQEAYL; encoded by the coding sequence ATGAATACTAATTTAATGACTGCAACCTTTGCAAACGGATGTTTCTGGTGTACTGAGGCTGTTTTTCAACGTTTTAACGGAATTTATAATGTACGCAGCGGTTACACGGGCGGAGCCATAAAAAATCCACCCTATCGTGAAGTGTGTCAGGGTAGAACTGGCCACGCTGAAGCTATTCAGTTTGAATACGATCCTGCTGTAATTTCCTATCTAGAGTTGCTTCAAATATTTTTCACTACACACGATCCTACAACATTAAATCGCCAGGGCAACGATGTGGGAACACAATATCGTAGTGCAATTTATTATCATTCTCAAGCGCAATTTTTAGAAGCTCAAAAATTTATCGCTCTTTTAGAGGAAGAAAAGATATTTGATTCTAAAATCGTCACCGAGGTAACCGAAGCAATGCCTTTTTACTTAGCGGAAGAAGAACATAGTTCATATTACAATAACAACAAACAACAAGGTTATTGCCAGTTTATTATAGATCCTAAAATTAACAAGATTAAGAAGCTTTTTCAGGATAAATTGCAAGAGGCCTATCTTTAA
- a CDS encoding ABC transporter ATP-binding protein: MIKAESIFKSYGDVQVLKGVDLLIEDGEVVSIVGASGAGKTTLLQILGTLDRADKIPNTHLSINDIEISTLNEKELSRFRNLNIGFIFQFHQLLPEFTALENVCIPAFIAKKDKHEAEKKAKELLEFLGLGHRIHHKPNQLSGGEQQRVAVARSLVNEPALILADEPSGNLDSESAENLHKLFFKLRDTYNQTFVIVTHNEDLAAMADRKLTMVDGKIIS; the protein is encoded by the coding sequence ATGATTAAAGCTGAATCTATTTTTAAATCCTATGGAGACGTACAAGTCTTAAAAGGTGTTGACTTGTTAATTGAAGATGGTGAGGTTGTTTCTATTGTTGGAGCAAGTGGTGCGGGAAAAACAACACTTTTGCAAATTCTGGGAACATTAGATCGCGCAGATAAAATACCTAATACACATCTATCTATAAATGATATTGAAATCTCAACGCTTAACGAAAAAGAACTTAGCCGATTTAGAAATTTAAATATTGGTTTTATCTTTCAGTTTCATCAATTATTACCTGAGTTTACGGCGCTTGAGAATGTTTGTATTCCTGCATTTATTGCAAAAAAAGACAAACATGAAGCTGAGAAAAAAGCTAAAGAATTGCTTGAGTTTTTAGGTCTGGGCCATCGTATACATCACAAACCAAATCAACTTTCTGGTGGTGAGCAACAACGTGTAGCTGTAGCTCGCTCACTTGTTAACGAGCCTGCTTTAATTCTGGCAGATGAACCTTCTGGTAATCTTGATAGTGAGTCTGCAGAAAACCTTCACAAACTATTTTTTAAACTTCGGGACACCTACAATCAAACCTTTGTAATTGTAACCCACAACGAAGATCTGGCTGCAATGGCAGATCGTAAATTAACTATGGTAGATGGCAAAATCATCTCTTAA
- a CDS encoding TIGR02757 family protein yields the protein MAKSSLKLKKSELKEFLDEKAALYESPKFIGTDPIQIPHQFTKKEDIEIIGFLVATIAWGNRKSIINNGNKLIELQGNAPYDFIKNHSSEDLKTLQNFVHRTFNGTDLITFITSLKNIYTHHKGLEYAFSIHASNSGMQPAISEFKKLFFEIPHLNRTQKHVSDPIKNSAAKRINMFLRWMVRPALAGVDFGIWQRITPAQLSCPLDVHSGRVARQLGLLKRSQNDAKAVEELDQYLRVLDPLDPVKYDFALFGLSAFEKDLF from the coding sequence ATGGCAAAATCATCTCTTAAGCTCAAAAAGAGCGAACTCAAAGAATTTTTAGATGAAAAGGCTGCTCTTTATGAAAGTCCAAAATTTATAGGCACAGACCCTATACAAATTCCACATCAATTTACTAAAAAAGAAGATATTGAAATTATAGGTTTTCTGGTGGCTACCATTGCCTGGGGAAACCGAAAAAGCATCATTAACAATGGTAATAAACTTATAGAATTACAAGGTAATGCGCCTTACGATTTTATAAAAAATCATTCTTCTGAAGATTTAAAGACGCTTCAGAATTTTGTGCACCGCACCTTTAACGGCACAGATTTAATTACGTTTATTACAAGTTTAAAGAATATATACACTCATCACAAAGGATTAGAATACGCCTTTAGTATTCATGCCTCAAATTCTGGCATGCAACCTGCAATTAGTGAGTTTAAGAAGCTGTTTTTTGAGATACCCCATTTAAACCGAACTCAAAAACACGTTAGCGATCCCATAAAAAATTCTGCGGCAAAACGTATCAATATGTTCTTAAGATGGATGGTTAGACCAGCCCTGGCTGGTGTGGATTTTGGAATATGGCAACGTATCACACCCGCACAACTCTCCTGCCCTCTTGACGTACATAGCGGTAGAGTTGCCCGACAATTGGGGTTATTGAAGCGCTCACAAAACGATGCAAAAGCAGTAGAAGAGCTTGATCAATATCTTAGAGTATTAGATCCTCTAGATCCTGTGAAATATGACTTTGCACTTTTTGGTTTAAGTGCTTTTGAAAAGGACTTATTTTAA
- a CDS encoding GAF domain-containing sensor histidine kinase: MQVPDFPKNEQSRILQLEQLQLLESASDPNFDIITRLASVICDVPVALISLVSEDKQWFKSKIGWDLCESDREISFCAHAILKPKTITIVPDSRLDDRFKDNPLISADFPVIFYAGVPLLTPTGEALGTLCVIDKKPKKLSDVQINSLKDLATQVENLFELRRNNISLVKIEKLLHAKNDQLKTFAGTVSHDMKMPLANMIITTDILKAKYGNHFDIQGNEYLAYLKQSSFSLSDYIDNLLAYYESEDLTIQNVEEFNLNDLLEDLIDLLNINEDYIINLPENSLDLKTNKAAVNQILINLITNSLKYNDKETGVIDFRCIEDQAYYYVQIRDNGRGIPKEKQQTIFDLFTVASETDNKGKKGNGIGLSTVKNLVNSLGGIITVDSDGENGTTFDFTIKKVLS, encoded by the coding sequence ATGCAAGTACCTGATTTCCCAAAAAATGAACAAAGCCGAATTTTACAATTGGAGCAATTACAGTTACTTGAGAGTGCGTCAGATCCTAATTTTGATATTATTACGAGGCTTGCTTCGGTAATCTGTGATGTTCCTGTAGCCTTAATTTCACTGGTTAGTGAAGATAAACAATGGTTTAAATCTAAAATTGGATGGGATTTGTGTGAGAGTGATCGGGAGATTTCGTTTTGTGCACACGCAATTTTAAAGCCTAAGACAATTACGATTGTACCTGACTCTAGATTAGATGACCGCTTTAAAGACAACCCCTTAATTTCAGCAGATTTTCCTGTAATTTTTTATGCAGGAGTACCACTACTAACACCCACAGGTGAGGCTTTAGGAACGCTTTGTGTGATAGATAAAAAACCCAAAAAGCTTTCTGATGTTCAAATTAATTCTCTTAAAGACCTTGCTACTCAAGTTGAAAATCTATTTGAGTTGAGACGTAATAATATTAGTCTGGTTAAAATTGAAAAGTTGCTGCACGCAAAAAATGATCAATTAAAAACTTTTGCAGGCACTGTATCTCACGATATGAAAATGCCCCTTGCAAATATGATCATCACAACAGATATTCTTAAAGCTAAATATGGAAATCATTTTGATATACAAGGCAATGAATATTTGGCTTACCTCAAACAATCGTCGTTTTCCTTAAGTGATTATATAGATAATCTACTCGCCTACTATGAAAGTGAAGATTTAACCATTCAAAATGTAGAAGAATTTAACCTAAATGATCTTCTTGAAGATCTTATAGATCTTTTAAATATTAATGAAGATTACATCATTAATCTTCCCGAAAACAGTTTAGACCTGAAAACTAATAAAGCTGCGGTAAATCAAATTCTTATAAATCTAATCACCAATAGTCTAAAATATAATGATAAAGAAACAGGTGTTATAGATTTTAGATGTATTGAAGATCAAGCGTATTATTATGTTCAGATACGTGATAATGGCCGAGGAATTCCAAAAGAAAAACAACAGACAATTTTTGATTTATTTACAGTAGCTTCAGAGACCGATAATAAGGGTAAAAAAGGTAATGGTATAGGACTCTCTACAGTAAAAAACCTAGTAAACTCACTTGGCGGAATTATCACTGTAGATAGCGATGGAGAGAACGGGACTACGTTTGACTTTACAATTAAAAAGGTGCTTTCTTAA
- a CDS encoding GAF domain-containing sensor histidine kinase: MNERKRQEAVDSYKLVGTLPERSYDDITQIAAYICDAPIALITMLDYNRNFLKSHYGVPFSESPRQISFCTHAIQSPEAIFVIPDARKDDRFKDNPLVKGDMKAIFYAGVPLIDKGGHALGTLCVFDHEPRTISERQQSTLIALANQVINLFELHRQNLENKALQKNLLKKNSLLKDFAGVVSHDMKMPLANIITTTDLLKAKYKELLDDKGLDYLNYLKSSSFSLSEYINGILLHYESDNLTINQRQVFDLQDLLEELEDLLNTDYKCVIHLPEANHSLNCNRVALNQIFLNLIGNSLKYTDKEHPEITISFDENEDFYLFEITDNGIGISKDKLDEIFDLFTVATDTDKNGNRGNGIGLSTVKKLVTNLGGKIKVTSTVGEGTTFKFTARKEDIPTQLSGPEYDLSKRIN; this comes from the coding sequence CTGAACGAAAGAAAAAGACAAGAGGCTGTAGATTCTTATAAGTTAGTAGGAACGCTTCCTGAAAGAAGTTATGATGATATTACGCAGATTGCAGCTTATATCTGTGACGCTCCTATTGCATTAATTACGATGCTTGACTATAATCGTAATTTTTTAAAATCACATTACGGTGTTCCTTTTTCTGAATCTCCCCGTCAAATATCATTTTGTACACATGCTATACAATCACCTGAGGCTATTTTTGTGATTCCAGATGCACGTAAAGATGACCGTTTTAAAGACAACCCCTTAGTTAAAGGCGATATGAAGGCTATATTTTATGCTGGAGTACCCTTAATTGATAAAGGAGGCCACGCACTGGGTACGCTTTGTGTTTTTGATCACGAGCCGAGAACTATAAGTGAGCGCCAGCAATCAACTCTTATAGCACTTGCTAATCAAGTAATAAATCTCTTTGAACTGCACCGTCAGAACTTAGAAAACAAAGCTTTACAAAAAAACCTGCTTAAAAAAAATAGCCTTTTAAAAGACTTTGCGGGTGTTGTATCTCACGATATGAAAATGCCTTTGGCCAATATCATTACCACAACAGATTTATTAAAAGCTAAATACAAAGAGCTTTTAGACGATAAAGGTCTTGACTATCTCAATTATCTTAAAAGCTCATCATTCTCTCTTTCAGAATATATTAATGGTATTTTATTGCATTATGAAAGCGACAACCTTACTATAAATCAACGCCAGGTATTTGACCTTCAGGATTTATTAGAAGAGTTGGAAGATCTGCTAAATACAGATTATAAATGTGTTATTCACCTGCCCGAAGCAAATCACTCTTTAAATTGTAACCGTGTTGCTTTAAATCAAATTTTTCTAAATTTAATAGGTAACAGTTTAAAATATACAGATAAAGAACATCCTGAAATTACCATTAGTTTTGATGAAAATGAGGATTTCTATTTGTTTGAAATTACAGACAATGGTATAGGTATATCTAAAGACAAATTAGATGAGATATTTGATCTGTTTACCGTTGCGACAGATACAGACAAAAACGGAAACCGCGGTAATGGTATTGGCTTATCAACAGTAAAGAAACTGGTTACTAATCTAGGCGGAAAAATTAAGGTAACCTCTACTGTAGGAGAGGGAACAACATTTAAGTTTACTGCGCGTAAAGAAGATATTCCTACTCAGTTAAGCGGTCCGGAATATGACCTTTCTAAACGTATAAACTAA